The stretch of DNA GCCGGCTAAAGGCTGCGGGAATTGTCAGCAGTGCAATGACCAGAATAATACCCACCACTTTTATCAGCACTACAACACTCAGAGCAATTAACGATAATAGTACAAGGTATAAGTGCTCGGTGGGAACTCCAAGTACGGTAGTGAATTCTTCATCAAAGCACAGTGCCAGAAATTCCTTATAAAACGCATATACTACAAGGATGATAACCCCATCCAGAATCAACATTAAAAGGATGTCAGAAAACGGAACTGTCAGGATATTCCCAAAAAGGTAGGTCATTAAATCCGGGGCATAACCGGGTTTCAAACTAATAAGGAGGATTCCTATGGACATTCCCATAGCCCATAATATCCCTATGAAAGTATCTTCCGGCAGTCTGGAACGTTTGCTTACCAGACCCATGGACAGTGCCGAAACAATACTAAAGGGCAGCACTCCCAGAATCGGATTGATCCCCAGGTAGTATCCAAGCCCGATACCGCCAAAAGATGCATGTGCAATCCCGCCGCTGATAAAAACGATACGTTTCACCACCACATAAACACCGATAATGCCGCAAGCAATACTGGCAAGTATCCCGGCAGCGATAGCATTTCTTATAAATTCGTATTGCATTAGCTCAATCATGCTAATATACCATTAATGATGTTTTAATACCCTGTGCGGAACACCGTGAGCGATCAGCTCCACCGGACATTGATATGCCGCTTCCAGATCTTCTGCAGTCAATTCCTTTGAGTCGTGATAAAACAGCTTGTGGTTCAGGCACGCTATCTTGTCCACATAAACAGAAACTGCACTGATATCATGTGATACCATGATTATCGTCATTTTAGTTTTAAGTTTTTCTAGCAGTTCATAGAATTCTGTTTGCACAAGTGTGTCGATACCTGCAGCAGGTTCATCCAGTAAAAGCAATTTGGGATTGGCTGCCAGTGCCCTGGCAATGAATACTCTCTGCCGCTGTCCTCCTGATAGATTTCCAATCTGACGATCCTTATACTCTAGCATATCAACCATCGTAAGTGCATCAAGAGCCATTTTTTTATCATCCTTGCTGTATTTTTTGAACAATCCGGCCTGACCGAGGCGCCCCATCAGTACCACATCCCAAACGCTTATTGGAAAATCCGGATCAAAAAGACTGTATTGAGGAACGTATCCGATGTACTTCCTGCTGTTTTGAGGTGTGTCCCCTAAAACTCTGATGGTCCCTCTGCTGGGTTTTATCAATCCCAGAATGACTTTAAGCAGAGTGCTCTTCCCCCCACCATTTGGTCCTATGATACCCAGAAAATCATGTTGTCTTAAAGTAAGATTTACTCCTTCGAGCACTTTAATACTATCATAATGCACCCATACATCCTTAAGTAAGATTACATCGGTTTTCATATTCATGTCAGACTTTTAGTAAATGAATTTGTAACTTCACGTAGATTTAACAGATAGTCTTTTGCCAGAGGATCTGCCGGTACAACACTGCCTCCGATCTCCTTTGCTATCACCTCAGCACTTTTTGTACTGAATTGAGGCTGGACAAAGATGATTTTAATATCATTCTCCTTAGCGGTTTTGATCAAATGTGCCATATCACTGACACTTGGTTCTTTGCCTTCGATCTCAACTGCTATCATGGTAAGATTGTAGTCCCGTGCAAAATAGCCCCAGCAAGGGTGAAAAACCATGAAAGTACGGTTTTTGAATCCTGATAAAGACTGGTTGATCTTAGAGTCAAGTACTTCCAGATCACGAATATATTGCTCTTTGTTCTGCTCATAATATGTTTCATTAGCCGGGTCGATCCGGATCAAACCGTCACAAATGTTTTGCACCATGATTTCAGCATTTACAGGAGATAACCAGATATGTGGATCCATACTGCGTTCATCATTGTTATACCTGGAATTTTCTTCCTCGTGATTGTGCTCTTCCATTTCCATCAATGTGACACCTTCTGAAGTGTCAACCACAAACATTTCCGGATTGGCTGATCTGATCTTATCCAGCCAGACCTCCTCAAACAAAAGTCCAGACCCTGCTTTAACATACATTCCGGCACTGCTTACCGCCTTTAGCTGACTTGCAGTCGGTTCATAGGTGGCAGGATTTGCACCGGGCGGTATCATTACAATCACATCTACTTTATCTCCACCGATATGCTCTACAAAATCAGCCAGCGGCAGGATACTGGCCACGATAATGAATTGTTCCTGGCCGGTTTGCTGATCAGGTCCATTAATACATGCATTACCCGAAAAAACTGCAATGAGGAGTAGAATTACCAGCAGTATTTTGTTATTCATTTTATTTGGTACTCCCTAATTTATGTCCTGTTCTCAGTAGGTGAAATTATCGTATTCAATTCAGGAACCTTCTCCACGACATCTTCAACATTCTTTGCCGTTTCAGGCATTTGTAATATCTTCACAAAGTTATCACGAAGCACATGGAATGGCCCCTCACCGATATCACGTATTATTAAAACATTGACATCCCGACTTATCAGAAACTCCGCGGTCTTTACACCTTTTTTCTTCTCCAAAGCGGCTGCTGGGTTCTTAATGACATCCCAGCATTTAATTCCATCATTTTCCATTTCGATAATTATAAAAAACGGGGCCTTACCAAGATGAAGGGAGAGCTTTGAGCGAAGACCATCTTGTGCAACAACAGGAACTGCAACTTTCACTATTGCCATCTTTCCAGGTTTGGCATTGACTATTATGTGTTCCAGATTATTTACTTCTTTCTTCACTGCACTTTTAATTTCATCAGAAAGCATCTCAACTTTTTTCAGATCGACGTCACCTTTGGTTTCAACTATAATTTCCCCGAACACAACAAGTCCGGATTTTCGGAGTCTTATATCCTCCACATTATTAACACCCTGGATATCACATACAGCCTGACGGATCTTTACAATCGATTCCTTATCAAGCCATGCATCCATCAGTACTAAAGCCGAGTCCCTGGCAATCCCAATTCCGAGCCTGAATATCATTAAAGAGATAACCAGCACTCCAATACTATCGAGCCACGGCATGCCTGACATTGAGCCAGCAATTGCAATGACAACGACCAGGGAGCTGAAAACATCTGTGTATGAATGCATTGCATCTGCAATCAGAGCCGTACTTCCCGAATAAAAGCCAACAATGCCTTTTAATGCTGCAAGAAAGACTAATGCAAGGGTAGACTTCTTCGAAGTATTGATCCCAATACGCAAGTTCTCATTTAAACGATTTTCCATTTTTTTGTTCCTTTATGGATTACATATTGAACCTGTGTTCAAGATAATAATTAGAATAGATCGCACCCAGAGGATTATGTGCCAGCACTCTATCCTTTACTGCCAGAGTAGTTACAGGCGCCTGCGAGTGCTGAGTAAAAAGAATATCATGGCCAATACACAATCCAACAATGATATTTAAATCGGTTTTCTCATTATTCAACACCAGTGCCTGACCCATCGGATTGCAGATCGCTTCAAAACTACCATTGCGTAATTTTTCCAGATCATATCTGTCTTTATCAATTCCGCATACTTTACAGCAGACAGAGAACACCTTAAAATCCTGTGTCAAAATCTCATGTATTACCTTTGCCTCGTTTTCCAGACCTACACAAAAGGCAATACCAAGTTTTTCATACTCCATCCCATTGGCATAGATAATGAGCTCTTCTAATCTCGTTTTATCCATATAATACCTGGATTCGATTTGTGCCGAGATTTTCATGGATTCAAGGTTCTTGCCAGTATATTCAACATCCGCTTTAATTGTAGAACAATCCTTTCCTTCACGGCACTTTTTCTTTTCACATAACCCACATTGCATCTAATAATCTCCGTTTATTGTAACATTTTCAGAGCATTTTCCAGTGTAATAATTGATATTTTCCCAGATTTTTTTCACATTATTTGAAAACTCATTTTCAGAAAATTCAACTACGGTCATCTCCTGGATCATAGCCATCGTCGCTGTTTCATCATATGGTATCCTGCCCACAACATCAAGCCCATTTTCGGCACAGTACTTCTCGATGAGCCGGGTATTGCCAGGATTTATATCAAATTTATTTATGCAAACCACAGCCGGTACCTTGAAATGGCTGGCCACACCCAGTATTCTCTCCATGTCATGTATACCTGATAATGTGGGTTCTGTCACAATTAATACAAGATTTACACCTGAAATAGCAGATATGACCGGACAGCCAATCCCCGGGGGCCCGTCTATGATTATTAAATCTTTATTAGATTTATTAGCCAGGACCCGGGCATTATTTCTTACCAGTGTAATCAATTTGCCAGATGCTTCTTCAGCAGTATTAAGCACGGCATGGGACATAGGTCCAAACCGGGTTTCTGAAAGATAAGCAAATCCGGATTTTCGATCAACCAGATGTATTGCATTAAAAGGACATACATATTCACAGACACCGCATCCTTCGCATCTTTCATTGACTACGTTAAAGTCTTCATCAATAGCTTCAAACCTGCAATAATCAGTACATTTTCCGCAATCGATGCATTTTTCCTTATCTATTGCAGCAATTTTCAGCCCGGAAAATTCAACAGTTTCTTTAATATCAGGTTTCAGGATAAGATGCAGATCTGGAGCATCCACGTCACAATCAGCCAGCACGGCATTTTCAGCCAGGGATGCAAAAGCTGCAGTAATGGTAGTTTTTCCAGTCCCACCCTTACCACTTATGATGGTGAGTTGTTTCATTTAGCATCCCCCCTCTGGATGACATTAAAGAGACGGACAAATTCCTCCTTCCATTCGGGCATTTCCAAAACAAAGGGTTGACCGTTTGAGTAAAGCCTTGCAATATCCTCATTGTGTGGTATCTTCATAAGGACTGGAATATCTCTTTCCATGCAGAATTTTTCTACCCTGTCATCACCAATTCCATCCCGATTAATAACTACTCCAAATGGAACTGCTAAGTGTTGTACTACTTCAACTGCAAGTTTCAGATCATACAGACCAAAAGGTGTGGGTTCTGTAACCAGCAGGCAAAAATCAGTGCCTCTAATGGTTTCAACGGCAGGGCAGGAGGTGCCGGGGGGTGAGTCGAGTATTGCATTTTTTTCTTTGTCGATTTTCTTTTTCAGGGTTTTAATTATCGGAGTCGCCATAGGTTCCCCGATATTTAACATTCCATGATAAAATTCAACTCCATCAGAACCCCCCCCCTCAATTATGCCAATAATACGCTTCTCCTCAGTAATGGCTCCTTTTGGACACACTAATGTACATCCTCCACAACCATGGCACAATTGTGGGAAGATGAGGATATCAGAAGGCAGTACAGCAATAGCATTGTACTGGCAGAATTTTGAACATTTTTGGCAATAGTCACACTTTTCGTTATCGACTACAGGAACTGATAGATATACATCTTCAACCTTTTCCAGATCCATATCAAAGAACAGATGGGAATCAGGTTCTTCAACATCACAATCCAGCAACTGTGCATTAGCAATGCTAAGCGCCATATTTGTTGCTATCGTAGTCTTACCGGTTCCGCCTTTTCCGCTTGCAACAGATATTATCATTCTAATCACCTCAAATCTTTGTACTAAGTATTCCTATAAAATTTGCTGGCAAAAGATATGGCATATTTTGATATTCTACACGTACCAGACTTCCATCTGATAGCATAGAATCAATATTCCCGGATTCGGAGAATCTTATCTCAATATCTCTAGCCTGTTCTTCCCTTAATGGATGGCGGGAACATATCTCTATAATTGCTGTTCTGGCATCCGGATAGTTATTAAAACCAAATTCGCCGGACTCATGATCAGTAAGGTCCAGTGTAGTATCAAAAATCTCATGTGCCCTGATTATTCTCCCTGGTTCGGACGGTCTAACACCGGGGTTTGCAGGCGGTCGGATTGGAACTGAAATGTATATGCGGTCAGGTTTTAACTGTTTAATGGCATCATTTATTTCCATTAAAGATTTATCTGAATCATTCACATCCTTAACCAGCATGACCTCAAGCCATATTTTACCTGAATACTCTTTCCTGAAATCAACCAGTCCTTGAAGCATTTCTTCAAATCCAATACTACCATGAGGTCTGTTAAGTGTTTTATAAACCTCTTCATTTCCGGCATCAAGTGAAGGAAGTACCACATCGCTGTTTTTCAAATCCTGCCTTACATCCCTCATGAATAAGAGAGAACCGTTTGTGATTACAGCCACAGGTATCTGCCATTTTTCTTTGCACTGGTTAATTAACCAACCAAGGTCTTTGCATAATGTGGGTTCACCATCTCCAACAAAGGTAATATAATCGATATTTTCAGAATTCACGACTTTTTCGATATCAGACAGGATATCTTCTTTTGGATAGAAGCTTTCACGCCTCACCTGCACCCAGTCGGTTTCGCCCAATTGACAGTAGGTGCAGTTGTACGAACAGGTTTTTGGTGGTACGGGACTCACTCCTAATGAGAACCACAATCTTCTGGAAGGAACAGGACCATAAGCAAACATATTATCCAGAACCTCTTTTTAAAATAAAATCTCCTTGCTGTACTCCCAGTTCTTTTGCAATAAATGGGCATTTTGCTATGAGCATAAAGAAAATCTTTTCACTATCAGGAAGAGTCTCATAATTCCTCTGTCCTTTACTGATTATCATATTATTTTCTGCAATAATATCAGTAAATGTTTTGCCTGAATGATCTGGTCCATTTCCATCTACTCCAATATTTAATATTTCGACACCCGGCATTCTATCAATTCCTATATATTCAGCATCCTGCGAAGTGGTATCATTGATAAAAGGTGTCATTTTTACAGCACAAAAAATATTTTTGAATTTATATTTACTAATAATCGTTTCAAGCAGTATCTTGTCAAAAACAATTTCACCGGCATTGTCTGTCAAATATACAAGATTTTCAGCCTTTTCAAGATTATTTACGAATTCTGAAAAATGGTCGATCCTGAATTTATTTCCCGCCTCAAGTGAAATGGTTTTATTGATGTCAAAATTTCCGGTTCCATAATCTATCACATTTCCTGATATGGCCAGTCTCGCGGCTGTTAAAAGGGGTGTAGAAGATTGGTCTACAATTCTTTTCAACTCAGGATACATTCCCAATGCAATATCGTTGCATTCCTTTTTGATATTCTTATAGGGATCGTCTTCCTTGCTTTCCTTCCTGATCATATTGTAAACGACATCCGCAATATCAGGTGGACTGCTATTCCAGTTTATCTCTAAAAGCTTAGCCATTACCACTTTCAGGATTTTCTCTTGTTTTTTCACATCCTTAGTAACTAACCTTACAGCTTCAAGTGCCTGTCTTTGGATACAAAATATGCAGTCCAGTTGAACGTTCATAGCTTCAAATTCTTAATACTTAGGTTTTACTTGACAGGAACCATTAATGTAGCTCCAATTACTTCTTCTTTTGAAATATTACCAGGCAATGCTGCATGAAACATCCCAAAATCAACTATTCTTTCTTTATCAATGATTCCCGGCAAAACATTATAGCTTCCAATGGCTGATAGATGGCCAATCGGATGAATCCCGTCCATACCCGGAATAATTAAAGTTTTGGGTGGAATTTTTAATTTTTTAACTGAAATTGGTTTCGTTTCATTGATGTTAAATTCCATATCTTCATCTGCGACTATTAGGACGAAATTCAATTTATCCCCTATTTGGTATTCAAAAAAAGTTTTTTCAATTTCTTGTGTTTCATAGAATACCCCTTCATCCAACAATTTTCCTGCTCTTTCAAGTACAAGTTTAGCCATTAATTTATTCCTCCTTTTTCTACATCTCAATAATACATCCTGCTTTACATTCCATATACTGTTCTGGAAAAATCGTTTTAATCTCAGCTTTGTATCGAGTGCAATGACAGGGCATTATCATAGAAATATCATTCAGACATTCAAAATTATTGAATTTATGAAAACCTCCGAACACTCCGTACGGCTCCCCGAAGTCTTTAGCTGCATCAATGAAGTTCTCCAAACCCGGATGTGCACAGCCGGTAACAACCACAATACCCTGGTTAATTTTCAATAATATGGCCTGTTCTTTTATTTTTCCTCTCATTTCACCAGTAATATATACATCATGAGCGATGTTTTTCGGTCCAGTTGCCTCCACTTTACCTGCCCTTTGTTCGATCTCATTCTTCAATTCCCTGGAAAACGAATTGGAAACATATAAAGTAACATCCGGGTGCAGTATGTGGGTTAAGCCCCCCAGGTGGTCCCAGTGGTCATGTGAAATGACAATTGTATCGATATCCTCTTTCATAACCCTAAATTTATACATGTTATGAAGTAGAACTTTGCCATCCCAACCGGTATCGAACATAATCTTTCGTTTTCCTGTTTCGACCAAACAGGAAAACCCCCATCCTTTGACAAAACCATTTTCTGATTCATTGTCATATAGTATTTTCAATCTCATCTAACTCGGTGCAATAAGCGTACAATAAAAGCGTCACATAGCACCCCTGAATTGTATGCTCTTTTTGTTCAATTACCATAAAGGGAGGAAAAAACCTCCCTGACTATGGGTCACGTACTCATTACTTCTCTGACAAACTGTCCTTCGCCGACCAGTTCAATTATGTTGCCAAGTCGTTCCTTTCCAGGCTTTGTTCTGTATTTGACAAACACGGAGCCGATCTTATCGATCAGCGCAGGAATCTCTTCCTTTGTGCAGAATTCCTTCAAAAGGATACCGTCTGTCGGTTTTCGTGCATCATTACCCCCTATCCAGACTGAATAACCGATCTTATCTTCCAATGCAGCTTCGTGTGGGCATCCTCCCACACACCATCCGCAATTGGCACACAGGTCTTTGTCTATCACAGCCTTTCCGCCAGAGATAGAGAGTGCATTGAACTTGCACAATTCAACACATCTTCCGCACCCCGTACATTTTTCATTATCGATCTTTGGCTGCATTTGCCCCAACAGACCAATGTCGTGACGGTGAGCCCTTACACAATTGTTGGGACAGCCTGCTATTGCGATCTTCATCTTATGAGGTGTGAGTTTTTGTGCGAACTGGGGAGTCAGTTCATTTGCAAAATCCTTGGTCTCAACAAGTCCTTCCGGACAATATGCATTACCCGGGCAGGCAGAAACATAACCCATACCGATCGTCATGAGTCCATTTCCATAGACCTCGGCCATCAGGTCATCCACATCTTCACCCTTGACACCCTGTATCTCCACACTCTTCCTGGTAGTTACTTCAAGTGTTCCGTCCCCGTACTTGCCTGCAAGTTCCGCAACCTTTGCAATATAATCATAGTCAACAAGACCTGATTTGGTTTTTATCTTCACAAAGTTAGTACCTTTCATCTCAGGTCTTACACCCGGATAGTCCCGTACCCAGTAAGATTTTACAGATTTACCATTATCAAGACGCTTCTTAAGTTCGGATTTGAATCTTCGCATCTTAAGGTCTGCGAACTCTTCTATCAGACTGACCTCCACTTCATCAGATGTTTCTAAGTAACCTGCTTTTACTGCCGTATCAAGCAATCCCATGCCCTTGGCATTTCTTGCAATCAATGTTGTCCAGCCTTTAGATGACCCCATATATCCTGCAGAGATATCTGCAACCTTTGAGACCGCGTCCCTGCATATGCGGCATCCATCTGATACACATCCTGAGAGGTCCTTAAGAGAAAATTCCATGTCACCTTCGTCAGTGGTCACGATCATCTCGTCAAGGTGTATAGCTAATTTCCTGATCTTGTCTGTGTCAACACCAGCATTTGTCAGGTAATCGTACAGTTTTTCATAGTTGAAGTTCTCCATACAGAACAGGCCGATAGTATAGGGGATGTTTGGTATCTTTGTTTTCTCACCATCTTTCCCTACTTCGATCGGGTGGACATTAAGACCTCCAAAGAATTGTGTCCGTCTGGTGCCGTAAGT from Methanosarcinales archaeon encodes:
- a CDS encoding metal ABC transporter permease — translated: MIELMQYEFIRNAIAAGILASIACGIIGVYVVVKRIVFISGGIAHASFGGIGLGYYLGINPILGVLPFSIVSALSMGLVSKRSRLPEDTFIGILWAMGMSIGILLISLKPGYAPDLMTYLFGNILTVPFSDILLMLILDGVIILVVYAFYKEFLALCFDEEFTTVLGVPTEHLYLVLLSLIALSVVVLIKVVGIILVIALLTIPAAFSRQFTSDLKKMMFLSFMFGSVFTCFGLWLSYVFDAPSGATIVLIMAVVYLLYSSVRNTGSRDKV
- a CDS encoding ABC transporter ATP-binding protein yields the protein MKTDVILLKDVWVHYDSIKVLEGVNLTLRQHDFLGIIGPNGGGKSTLLKVILGLIKPSRGTIRVLGDTPQNSRKYIGYVPQYSLFDPDFPISVWDVVLMGRLGQAGLFKKYSKDDKKMALDALTMVDMLEYKDRQIGNLSGGQRQRVFIARALAANPKLLLLDEPAAGIDTLVQTEFYELLEKLKTKMTIIMVSHDISAVSVYVDKIACLNHKLFYHDSKELTAEDLEAAYQCPVELIAHGVPHRVLKHH
- a CDS encoding zinc ABC transporter substrate-binding protein, whose amino-acid sequence is MNNKILLVILLLIAVFSGNACINGPDQQTGQEQFIIVASILPLADFVEHIGGDKVDVIVMIPPGANPATYEPTASQLKAVSSAGMYVKAGSGLLFEEVWLDKIRSANPEMFVVDTSEGVTLMEMEEHNHEEENSRYNNDERSMDPHIWLSPVNAEIMVQNICDGLIRIDPANETYYEQNKEQYIRDLEVLDSKINQSLSGFKNRTFMVFHPCWGYFARDYNLTMIAVEIEGKEPSVSDMAHLIKTAKENDIKIIFVQPQFSTKSAEVIAKEIGGSVVPADPLAKDYLLNLREVTNSFTKSLT
- a CDS encoding cation diffusion facilitator family transporter yields the protein MENRLNENLRIGINTSKKSTLALVFLAALKGIVGFYSGSTALIADAMHSYTDVFSSLVVVIAIAGSMSGMPWLDSIGVLVISLMIFRLGIGIARDSALVLMDAWLDKESIVKIRQAVCDIQGVNNVEDIRLRKSGLVVFGEIIVETKGDVDLKKVEMLSDEIKSAVKKEVNNLEHIIVNAKPGKMAIVKVAVPVVAQDGLRSKLSLHLGKAPFFIIIEMENDGIKCWDVIKNPAAALEKKKGVKTAEFLISRDVNVLIIRDIGEGPFHVLRDNFVKILQMPETAKNVEDVVEKVPELNTIISPTENRT
- a CDS encoding DUF1847 domain-containing protein; the protein is MQCGLCEKKKCREGKDCSTIKADVEYTGKNLESMKISAQIESRYYMDKTRLEELIIYANGMEYEKLGIAFCVGLENEAKVIHEILTQDFKVFSVCCKVCGIDKDRYDLEKLRNGSFEAICNPMGQALVLNNEKTDLNIIVGLCIGHDILFTQHSQAPVTTLAVKDRVLAHNPLGAIYSNYYLEHRFNM
- a CDS encoding 4Fe-4S binding protein, with translation MKQLTIISGKGGTGKTTITAAFASLAENAVLADCDVDAPDLHLILKPDIKETVEFSGLKIAAIDKEKCIDCGKCTDYCRFEAIDEDFNVVNERCEGCGVCEYVCPFNAIHLVDRKSGFAYLSETRFGPMSHAVLNTAEEASGKLITLVRNNARVLANKSNKDLIIIDGPPGIGCPVISAISGVNLVLIVTEPTLSGIHDMERILGVASHFKVPAVVCINKFDINPGNTRLIEKYCAENGLDVVGRIPYDETATMAMIQEMTVVEFSENEFSNNVKKIWENINYYTGKCSENVTINGDY
- a CDS encoding ATP-binding protein; translation: MIISVASGKGGTGKTTIATNMALSIANAQLLDCDVEEPDSHLFFDMDLEKVEDVYLSVPVVDNEKCDYCQKCSKFCQYNAIAVLPSDILIFPQLCHGCGGCTLVCPKGAITEEKRIIGIIEGGGSDGVEFYHGMLNIGEPMATPIIKTLKKKIDKEKNAILDSPPGTSCPAVETIRGTDFCLLVTEPTPFGLYDLKLAVEVVQHLAVPFGVVINRDGIGDDRVEKFCMERDIPVLMKIPHNEDIARLYSNGQPFVLEMPEWKEEFVRLFNVIQRGDAK
- a CDS encoding radical SAM protein; translation: MFAYGPVPSRRLWFSLGVSPVPPKTCSYNCTYCQLGETDWVQVRRESFYPKEDILSDIEKVVNSENIDYITFVGDGEPTLCKDLGWLINQCKEKWQIPVAVITNGSLLFMRDVRQDLKNSDVVLPSLDAGNEEVYKTLNRPHGSIGFEEMLQGLVDFRKEYSGKIWLEVMLVKDVNDSDKSLMEINDAIKQLKPDRIYISVPIRPPANPGVRPSEPGRIIRAHEIFDTTLDLTDHESGEFGFNNYPDARTAIIEICSRHPLREEQARDIEIRFSESGNIDSMLSDGSLVRVEYQNMPYLLPANFIGILSTKI
- a CDS encoding DUF89 family protein, encoding MNVQLDCIFCIQRQALEAVRLVTKDVKKQEKILKVVMAKLLEINWNSSPPDIADVVYNMIRKESKEDDPYKNIKKECNDIALGMYPELKRIVDQSSTPLLTAARLAISGNVIDYGTGNFDINKTISLEAGNKFRIDHFSEFVNNLEKAENLVYLTDNAGEIVFDKILLETIISKYKFKNIFCAVKMTPFINDTTSQDAEYIGIDRMPGVEILNIGVDGNGPDHSGKTFTDIIAENNMIISKGQRNYETLPDSEKIFFMLIAKCPFIAKELGVQQGDFILKRGSG
- a CDS encoding DUF22 domain-containing protein — translated: MAKLVLERAGKLLDEGVFYETQEIEKTFFEYQIGDKLNFVLIVADEDMEFNINETKPISVKKLKIPPKTLIIPGMDGIHPIGHLSAIGSYNVLPGIIDKERIVDFGMFHAALPGNISKEEVIGATLMVPVK
- a CDS encoding MBL fold metallo-hydrolase; translated protein: MVETGKRKIMFDTGWDGKVLLHNMYKFRVMKEDIDTIVISHDHWDHLGGLTHILHPDVTLYVSNSFSRELKNEIEQRAGKVEATGPKNIAHDVYITGEMRGKIKEQAILLKINQGIVVVTGCAHPGLENFIDAAKDFGEPYGVFGGFHKFNNFECLNDISMIMPCHCTRYKAEIKTIFPEQYMECKAGCIIEM
- a CDS encoding Coenzyme F420 hydrogenase/dehydrogenase, beta subunit C-terminal domain, coding for MAEEFKWFLKDAIVDTGMCTYCGACAAVCPYDIIEFDENGPKLKEECYRNGEGACKDVCQRVMTDASRISMNVFNFKAKPPSLIGQYEKMVAARATDPVIREKGQDGGAVTALLAYCFDNGLIDGSVTTGGIAKPSSHIVTNKEELIGAAGAKYSMIPVMYALKETTETLNNVAMVGLPCHTYGTRRTQFFGGLNVHPIEVGKDGEKTKIPNIPYTIGLFCMENFNYEKLYDYLTNAGVDTDKIRKLAIHLDEMIVTTDEGDMEFSLKDLSGCVSDGCRICRDAVSKVADISAGYMGSSKGWTTLIARNAKGMGLLDTAVKAGYLETSDEVEVSLIEEFADLKMRRFKSELKKRLDNGKSVKSYWVRDYPGVRPEMKGTNFVKIKTKSGLVDYDYIAKVAELAGKYGDGTLEVTTRKSVEIQGVKGEDVDDLMAEVYGNGLMTIGMGYVSACPGNAYCPEGLVETKDFANELTPQFAQKLTPHKMKIAIAGCPNNCVRAHRHDIGLLGQMQPKIDNEKCTGCGRCVELCKFNALSISGGKAVIDKDLCANCGWCVGGCPHEAALEDKIGYSVWIGGNDARKPTDGILLKEFCTKEEIPALIDKIGSVFVKYRTKPGKERLGNIIELVGEGQFVREVMST